A region from the Nostoc sp. HK-01 genome encodes:
- a CDS encoding Mg chelatase, subunit ChlI, with protein MLARVWSASIVGIDAVKVGVEVDVSGGLPGIIVLGLPDSAVQESKERVKATLKNAGFAFPMRKIVINLTPADLRKEGPCFDLPISVGILAASEQINADLLGDYLFLGEVSLDGSLRPVAGVLPIAATAQKMGITGLVVPADNAQEAAVVKGLAVYGCQSISEVVDLLNNPGRYQPVKIHDVVESVQVSYSNADLHDVKGQAHGRRALEIAAAGGHNSKLSIAKWL; from the coding sequence ATGCTGGCGAGAGTCTGGAGTGCATCAATTGTTGGTATCGATGCGGTAAAAGTGGGGGTGGAAGTCGATGTATCGGGGGGATTACCAGGAATTATTGTCTTGGGGCTTCCAGATAGCGCGGTTCAGGAATCGAAAGAGAGGGTGAAGGCTACCTTAAAAAATGCTGGTTTTGCTTTTCCGATGCGGAAAATCGTGATTAACTTGACTCCGGCTGATTTACGCAAGGAAGGCCCTTGTTTTGATTTGCCGATTAGTGTGGGTATTTTGGCGGCTTCTGAGCAAATTAATGCTGATTTATTGGGTGATTATCTATTCCTCGGTGAAGTTTCACTAGATGGGAGTCTGCGCCCGGTGGCTGGGGTTTTACCCATCGCTGCTACTGCCCAAAAAATGGGAATTACGGGTTTAGTTGTCCCGGCTGACAATGCCCAAGAAGCGGCTGTAGTAAAAGGATTGGCTGTTTATGGTTGTCAAAGTATATCGGAAGTAGTTGATTTATTAAATAATCCTGGACGTTACCAACCTGTAAAGATACATGATGTAGTTGAGTCAGTACAAGTCTCTTATTCTAATGCAGATTTACATGATGTTAAAGGACAAGCTCATGGTCGGCGTGCTTTAGAAATTGCGGCTGCTGGCGGACATAATTCAAAATTATCTATAGCCAAATGGCTGTAA